The following coding sequences are from one Megachile rotundata isolate GNS110a chromosome 13, iyMegRotu1, whole genome shotgun sequence window:
- the LOC100877171 gene encoding odorant receptor 4-like — protein sequence MQKKEYRDFSLISATYVMKYTGILLATNAAEERQKKISILYTAIAFIYGVYVNTVDYYHTSNDLSHRIFLIINTTCIVMTMIKMFILQARRVQIAKILVYAQQHFWNNDYNPQERHIFKMCVKYSTWFVIFVFSVPSTSLTGYVITPIFENLGRNKSDRMLPFKMWVDWPVNETPYYELMFTFQSVCVYIIGMGYVCPDILMCLLNVHAVGQFRILQYRMLNFWNIVCKDSDPEKYTEECYMALKKCIRQHQLIIVFCNMMESVYSTTIFIHVTIVSVLMCLDWYEILLANPGNAMRLIFIFHMLGSLGHLCILTCSCHYMMEESSNIVRAAYGGSWSSLPMNQSGRSLRTAMMFIMIRAMKPCCITAAGFFPVSLETFTTILSSTFSYFTLMRNSFTKDEDE from the exons ATGCAAAAAAAGGAGTACAGGGATTTCTCTCTCATTTCGGCCACGTATGTCATGAAATACACTGGCATTTTATTGGCGACGAATGCTGCTGAGGAACGTCAGAAGAAAATTTCTATACTGTACACCGCTATTGCGTTCATTTATGGGGTTTATGTGAACACTGTGGACTATTATCATACTTCGAATGACTTGAGT CACCGTATATTTCTGATAATCAACACAACGTGTATCGTAATGACGATGATAAAAATGTTCATCCTACAAGCTCGCAGAGTTCAGATCGCGAAGATACTCGTCTACGCTCAGCAACACTTTTGGAACAACGATTATAATCCACAAGAACGACATATCTTCAAAATGTGTGTCAAGTATTCCACATGGTTTGTTATTTTCGTGTTCTCTGTTCCGTCGACATCTTTGACCGGCTACGTGATTACACCTATTTTTG AAAATTTGGGGAGAAATAAGTCGGATAGAATGCTTCCGTTTAAAATGTGGGTTGATTGGCCGGTAAATGAGACACCTTATTATGAGCTTATGTTCACTTTTCAG TCCGTCTGCGTGTACATAATTGGAATGGGATACGTTTGCCCTGACATACTCATGTGCCTATTAAACGTTCACGCAGTAGGTCAATTTCGCATCTTGCAATATAGAATGTTAAATTTCTGGAACATTGTATGCAAGGATTCAGATCCTGAAAAGTATACCGAAGAATGCTACATGGCTTTGAAGAAATGTATTCGGCAACATCAATTGATTATTGTGTTCTGTAACATGATGGAAAGTGTGTACTCAACGACAATCTTTATACACGTGACGATCGTAAGTGTGTTAATGTGTCTCGACTGGTATGAGATACTTTTG GCAAACCCAGGTAACGCCATGCGCCTTATTTTCATATTCCACATGCTGGGCAGTCTAGGCCACCTATGCATTCTCACATGCAGCTGCCATTACATGATGGAGGAAAGCTCAAACATTGTTAGAGCGGCGTATGGAGGATCCTGGTCTAGTCTACCGATGAATCAGAGTGGCAGATCGTTGAGAACAGCAATGATGTTCATTATGATCAGAGCAATGAAACCGTGCTGTATAACGGCCGCAGGATTTTTCCCTGTTTCCCTAGAAACTTTTACTACG ATTTTAAGTTCCACATTTTCCTACTTCACGTTGATGAGGAATTCATTTACGAAAGACGAGGACGAATAG
- the LOC143265590 gene encoding odorant receptor Or2-like, with translation MNQGIYSDLSIVTAKFFLKFAGVWFTMDGSEERQRLAALLWVFYTALYCVYVNVVNINHYWGHDMSCCVFGMSNLLIITMAISKVIVLRIRRLELADVVVYAERHFWHYNYSFEEQLIFAKCQRFCKLWIIFVFCILPASISGYVTTPIVYNIGRNKSDREFPLEIRSDLPLTETPYFELIFTFQVLCVLTLGVAYICPDTFLCILNMHVISQFRMLQWKIMNCWVCENKQEDSLEYVNHCSAAMKECVRLHQSLILFCEKLENVFTMTIFWHMVIFSLLVGLNCYQILLADTPIARRSIFMFHVVGSFIHLIIFAYCCNGLMEESLNVCSTIYFGSWSTLPMNKIGRMLRLNVRLIMLRSMKPCYLTAGGFFPVSLETATSLLSSTFSYFTLMRKRFMRNDSQ, from the exons ATGAATCAGGGGATATATTCAGATCTTTCTATCGTTACAGCGAAGTTCTTTTTGAAATTCGCCGGGGTTTGGTTCACGATGGACGGTAGCGAGGAACGACAACGGTTGGCCGCGTTGTTGTGGGTCTTTTATACGGCGTTGTACTGCGTGTATGTCAATGTGGTGAATATTAATCACTACTGGGGTCATGATATGAGC TGTTGCGTGTTCGGCATGAGTAACTTACTTATCATAACTATGGCTATATCGAAAGTGATTGTTTTGCGGATCCGTAGACTCGAACTCGCGGACGTAGTGGTCTACGCCGAGCGCCATTTTTGGCACTATAATTACAGCTTTGAAGAACAACTGATCTTCGCCAAGTGTCAAAGGTTCTGCAAACTGTGGATCatctttgtattttgtattctgCCAGCTTCGATTTCTGGTTACGTGACAACACCTATCGTCT ATAACATTGGTAGAAATAAATCGGACAGGGAATTTCCACTAGAAATCAGGTCAGATTTGCCTCTAACCGAGACGCcatattttgaattaatattCACTTTCCAG GTGTTATGTGTGCTCACACTTGGAGTCGCGTACATTTGCCCAGACACCTTCCTGTGCATCCTCAACATGCACGTAATCTCCCAATTTCGCATGTTGCAATGGAAAATAATGAACTGTTGGGTTTGTGAAAATAAACAGGAAGATTCACTCGAATATGTCAATCACTGCTCTGCGGCTATGAAAGAGTGTGTACGACTGCATCAGTCACTTATTTTATTCTGTGAGAAGCTTGAAAATGTGTTCACTATGACGATCTTCTGGCATATGGTAATTTTCAGTTTATTGGTGGGACTTAATTGCTATCAGATACTTTTG GCAGACACCCCAATTGCAAGGCGTTCAATTTTCATGTTCCACGTAGTCGGCAGTTTTATACATCTGATAATTTTCGCCTATTGTTGCAATGGTTTGATGGAGGAAAGTTTGAACGTTTGTTCAACTATATATTTTGGCTCATGGAGCACTTTGCCAATGAATAAGATTGGTAGAATGTTAAGGTTGAACGTGAGACTGATTATGCTGAGGTCAATGAAGCCTTGCTATTTAACTGCTGGGGGATTCTTTCCTGTGTCGTTGGAGACTGCTACATCG CTGTTAAGCTCTACATTTTCTTACTTTACTCTGATGAGGAAAAGGTTCATGAGAAACGACAGCCAGTAA
- the LOC100876837 gene encoding odorant receptor 4-like encodes MVYTDFSIETAKLLLKFAGACFATNKQEELQLNIALFCLGLTVSYSVYENFVNIYHYWENDKSYSVYASCNVLCTIMAASKILVLRIRRLELENILADAERHFWHWNYNSEEQLLFSECRLICKYFIMFVLSIPPASLFGYVITPIVSNIGKNKSERILPLDVWFNFPSTETPYYEFMFTFQIISVFLVGTAYVSPDTLLCILNLHVIYQFRMLHYRMLRLWKRNNGNTDATKYAIQCSEDLRKCVNEYQSLIEFCENMEHVFSRTLLIHVAIFSVLMGFDGYEILLSNAPLARRCTFIFHVAGSFIHLGIFTFSCSGLTEESSKISTIIYFGSWSTLPMDQIGKSIRSKIIIVMMRTMRPCCLTAGGFFPVSLKTFTTVTSSSYYSTLTVILRAICFC; translated from the exons ATGGTGTATACAGATTTCTCGATCGAAACTGCAAAGCTTTTGCTGAAATTCGCAGGAGCTTGCTTTGCGACGAACAAGCAAGAAGAACTTCAACTTAACATTGCGCTGTTTTGTCTGGGATTAACGGTTTCGTATAGCGTGTACGAGaactttgttaatatttatcattactgggaaaatgataagagt TACAGTGTATATGCATCGTGTAACGTGCTCTGTACAATTATGGCAGCGTCCAAAATACTCGTTCTGCGAATTCGCAGATTAGAGCTAGAGAACATACTTGCCGACGCGGAACGACATTTCTGGCATTGGAATTACAATTCGGAGGAGCAATTGCTTTTTTCTGAATGTCGTCtgatttgcaaatatttcatCATGTTTGTGCTCAGTATTCCGCCAGCTTCTCTGTTTGGTTACGTGATTACACCTATCGTTT CGAACATCGGGAAGAATAAATCAGAGAGAATACTTCCGCTAGATGTGTGGTTCAATTTTCCATCGACAGAGACACCCTATTATGAATTCATGTTCACTTTTCAG ATTATATCGGTATTCCTAGTCGGTACAGCGTATGTCAGTCCCGACACACTGTTGTGCATCCTGAATCTGCATGTCATTTACCAGTTTCGGATGCTGCACTATAGAATGTTGCGTCTCTGGAAGCGCAACAACGGAAATACGGATGCAACCAAATACGCTATTCAATGTTCCGAAGATCTCAGAAAGTGTGTTAACGAGTATCAATCGCTCATCGAGTTCTGTGAAAATATGGAACATGTTTTTTCGCGCACGCTTTTAATACACGTAGCGATATTCAGTGTATTAATGGGATTCGACGGCTACGAAATACTCCTG TCAAACGCACCTCTCGCAAGACGATGCACTTTCATATTCCACGTAGCCGGTAGTTTCATCCATCTTGGTATCTTCACATTCAGCTGCAGCGGTTTGACGGAAGAAAGCTCGAAGATTTCTACTATTATATATTTCGGATCATGGAGCACTTTGCCAATGGATCAGATTGGTAAATCGATACGATCAAAAATCATAATTGTAATGATGAGGACAATGAGACCGTGTTGTCTAACTGCTGGTGGATTTTTTCCAGTCTCCCTAAAAACTTTTACCACGGTAACATCCTCATCGTATTATTCCACTTTGACAGTGATACTTCGTGCAATATGCTTTTGctga
- the LOC143265589 gene encoding odorant receptor 4-like, translated as MVDRVYTDFSVTAATYFLKFTGAYFTESDADEIRRKIGLLHTGLVILSGVYVNSVNVKHFWGHDLSYCSYSICNLLLMCLGMCKVAILRYRRFDLADLVAFAQRHFWHYNYSPEEWAIIEKYRTLSKYWVYYVVSVTIAIMFGYGSVPLMANRGGNKTERELVFKMWVDFPVYETPYYELMFCFQIFIVGTVAAAYVCPDTYMIIFNLHMICHFRLLQKQILDFWQRKKEDIDDDMTLARYTLNFKKCIVRHQLLITFCEKMERVFSLTIFMHFLVFSAYIGLDGYEILLPTTALERRMTIVFLVGGSFGHLGVLSYSCDYIIEESTNIITTIYRGSWATMPMNQMGRILRLDMRMVMMKGLRPCCLTAAGFFPVSLETFTKLASSAFSYFALMRESIAYDTSE; from the exons ATGGTGGATAGGGTGTACACAGACTTTTCCGTCACGGCGGCGACGTATTTCTTGAAATTCACTGGTGCTTATTTCACGGAGAGTGACGCCGATGAGATAAGAAGGAAAATTGGTTTGCTTCATACTGGCTTAGTGATTCTTTCTGGCGTTTATGTGAACAGCGTGAATGTTAAGCACTTTTGGGGCCATGATTTGAGT TATTGCTCATATTCCATCTGCAATCTCTTGCTCATGTGTTTGGGAATGTGCAAGGTGGCAATTTTGCGGTATCGCAGATTTGACTTAGCAGATCTAGTTGCATTCGCGCAACGACATTTTTGGCACTATAATTATTCTCCTGAAGAATGGGCGATTATCGAAAAGTATAGGACGCTTAGTAAATACTGGGTTTATTACGTTGTATCCGTTACTATAGCAATTATGTTTGGTTACGGCTCTGTACCCCTCATGG cgaacaGAGGAGGGAATAAAACAGAAAGGGAATTGGTGTTCAAAATGTGGGTTGATTTTCCCGTGTATGAGACACCCTATTACGAATTGATGTTTTGTTTCCAG ATATTCATAGTAGGGACGGTCGCTGCAGCGTATGTTTGCCCCGACACTTATATGATCATATTTAACTTGCACATGATCTGCCACTTCCGTCTGCTACAGAAACAAATACTAGATTTCTGGCAACGCAAAAAGGAGGACATAGACGACGACATGACTTTAGCACGTTatactttaaattttaagaaGTGTATTGTTCGACACCAATTACTTATTACATTCTGCGAGAAAATGGAACGTGTGTTTTCTCTCACGATTTTCATGCATTTTCTGGTCTTTAGTGCGTATATTGGTTTGGATGGTTACGAAATATTATTG CCAACCACTGCCCTCGAAAGACGCATGACAATCGTGTTCCTTGTGGGCGGCAGTTTCGGCCATCTAGGTGTCTTATCGTACAGTTGTGACTACATAATCGAAGAGAGCACAAATATTATAACAACGATATACCGGGGCTCATGGGCTACGATGCCAATGAATCAAATGGGTAGAATACTGAGATTGGACATGAGAATGGTTATGATGAAAGGATTAAGGCCGTGCTGTTTGACCGCTGCTGGATTCTTTCCTGTGTCTCTAGAGACCTTTACCAAG CTCGCAAGTTCTGCGTTCTCATATTTTGCACTGATGAGGGAATCGATCGCCTATGACACTAGCGAGTAG
- the LOC143265591 gene encoding odorant receptor 10-like: MHVVSQFRMLQYRIMNCWVCENKQKDTLEYVNHCSAAMKECVRQHQSLILFCEKLENVFTFTIFWHMVIFSLLVGLNCYIILLADTPFARKSIFMFHVIGSFVHLIIFAYCCNGLMEESLNVCSTIYFGSWNTLPMNRIGRMLRLNVRMIMLRSMKPCYLTAGGFFPVSLETATSLLSSTFSYFTLMRERFLRNDNQ, translated from the exons ATGCACGTCGTCTCCCAATTCCGCATGCTGCAATACAGAATAATGAACTGTTGGGTTTGCGAAAATAAACAGAAAGACACACTCGAATATGTCAATCACTGCTCTGCAGCTATGAAGGAGTGTGTACGACAGCATCAGTCACTTATTTTATTCTGTGAAAAACTCGAAAATGTGTTTACTTTTACGATCTTCTGGCATATGGTAATTTTCAGTTTGTTGGTGGGACTCAATTGCTATATAATACTATTG GCAGACACCCCTTTTGCaaggaaatcaattttcatgttCCACGTAATCGGCAGTTTTGTACATCTGATAATTTTCGCCTATTGTTGCAATGGTTTGATGGAGGAAAGCTTGAACGTTTGTTCAACTATATATTTTGGGTCATGGAACACTTTGCCAATGAATAGGATTGGTAGAATGTTAAGGTTGAACGTGAGAATGATTATGCTGAGGTCAATGAAGCCTTGCTATTTAACTGCTGGAGGATTTTTCCCTGTGTCGTTGGAGACAGCTACATCG CTGTTAAGTTCTACATTTTCGTACTTTACCCTGATGAGGGAAAGGTTCTTGAGAAACGACAACCAGTAA